The following coding sequences are from one Nilaparvata lugens isolate BPH chromosome 6, ASM1435652v1, whole genome shotgun sequence window:
- the LOC111053393 gene encoding proton-coupled amino acid transporter-like protein pathetic isoform X3 translates to MIIDPPELIPKPMKDIAWRNGISAIACSGQEKKAATIAKNVISQKDQEAAFYDPFMNRNVAHPTSDFETFVHLLKGSLGTGMLAMPMAFKNSGLFVGLVGSIVVGYVCTYCVHMFVRASHVLCHRHQLPAIGFQKIVELSFLEGPECLKKFSKAAGYVINFGLLTELLGVCSAYVLFVAKSMKQIVEHYWHVDMSVQVYMAIMLPVLITINLTRNLRHLTPLSMISNVLFLLGVFVSFYYIFEDLPPISSRPASFSSWGQLPLFFGTTIFALEGIGVVMPLENNMKNPKHFISCPGVLHIGMVFLIILYAITGFFGYLKYGDKVEASITLNLPVETMLGQFLKTIVAIAVFLTYFLLFYAAMDLLGIVNGRRFKTRPLLKENIVRILTVIGTVVVAGLFPNLGPFLSLIGAFSLCVVGLIFPPIIDTLIYYREGLGRLKWRLWKNGVILACGVLGLVTGTMISLQEFVESMGGA, encoded by the exons ATGCTCTGGACAGGAGAAAAAGGCGGCGACCATAGCAAAAAATGTAATCAGCCAGAAGGATCAGGAGGCTGCATTCTATGATCCATTCATGAACAGGAATGTGGCACATCCGACATC AGACTTTGAGACATTTGTGCACCTGCTGAAGGGCAGCCTAGGCACGGGCATGTTGGCTATGCCGATGGCTTTCAAAAATTCCGGATTATTTGTCGGACTCGTGGGATCAATTGTAGTCGGCTACGTTTGCACTTACTGTGTCCACATGTTT GTGCGGGCTTCACATGTTCTATGTCACAGGCACCAGCTACCCGCAATAGGTTTTCAGAAAATTGTCGAACTTTCATTTTTGGAGGGTCCTGAATGTTTGAAGAAATTCTCAAAAGCTGCTGG ATATGTCATCAACTTTGGATTGCTAACGGAGCTGCTAGGAGTTTGCAGTGCATATGTCTTGTTTGTGGCCAAATCTATGAAACAG ATTGTTGAACACTACTGGCACGTGGACATGTCGGTGCAAGTTTACATGGCGATCATGCTGCCGGTTCTGATCACCATCAACCTGACACGCAACTTGCGTCACCTGACGCCTCTCTCCATGATCTCCAATGTGCTCTTCCTGCTCGGCGTGTTTGTCTCCTTCTACTACATCTTCGAAGACCTCCCACCCATCAGCTCGCGTCCCGCCTCCTTCTCGTCCTGGGGCCAACTTCCGCTCTTCTTCGGCACCACCATCTTTGCCCTCGAAGGAATCGGTGTG GTTATGCCTCTGGAGAACAATATGAAGAACCCGAAACACTTCATCAGTTGCCCCGGAGTGCTGCACATCGGAATGGTGTTTCTAATCATACTGTACGCCATCACTGGATTCTTCGGCTACCTCAAGTATGGAGATAAAGTTGAAGCCAGTATCACCCTCAACCTGCCCGTCGAAACTAT GCTGGGACAATTTCTGAAAACGATTGTGGCAATTGCAGTTTTCCTAACTTACTTCCTCCTGTTCTACGCGGCAATGGACCTGCTTGGAATTGTCAATGGCAGACGATTCAAGACTCGTCCCCTCTTGAAAGAGAACATCGTCAGAATCTTGACAGTCATTGGAACTG TGGTTGTCGCCGGCCTGTTCCCGAACCTGGGTCCATTCCTGTCGCTGATTGGCGCGTTCAGCCTGTGCGTGGTTGGCCTCATATTCCCACCAATAATCGACACGCTAATCTACTATCGTGAGGGGCTCGGCCGCCTAAAATGGCGGTTATGGAAGAATGGTGTGATACTAGCGTGCGGTGTCCTCGGCCTGGTCACCGGCACCATGATCAGTCTTCAGGAGTTTGTCGAGTCGATGGGCGGGGCGTGA
- the LOC111053393 gene encoding proton-coupled amino acid transporter-like protein pathetic isoform X4, with product MQQIQVDPLQPPGTSQSCSGQEKKAATIAKNVISQKDQEAAFYDPFMNRNVAHPTSDFETFVHLLKGSLGTGMLAMPMAFKNSGLFVGLVGSIVVGYVCTYCVHMFVRASHVLCHRHQLPAIGFQKIVELSFLEGPECLKKFSKAAGYVINFGLLTELLGVCSAYVLFVAKSMKQIVEHYWHVDMSVQVYMAIMLPVLITINLTRNLRHLTPLSMISNVLFLLGVFVSFYYIFEDLPPISSRPASFSSWGQLPLFFGTTIFALEGIGVVMPLENNMKNPKHFISCPGVLHIGMVFLIILYAITGFFGYLKYGDKVEASITLNLPVETMLGQFLKTIVAIAVFLTYFLLFYAAMDLLGIVNGRRFKTRPLLKENIVRILTVIGTVVVAGLFPNLGPFLSLIGAFSLCVVGLIFPPIIDTLIYYREGLGRLKWRLWKNGVILACGVLGLVTGTMISLQEFVESMGGA from the exons ATGCTCTGGACAGGAGAAAAAGGCGGCGACCATAGCAAAAAATGTAATCAGCCAGAAGGATCAGGAGGCTGCATTCTATGATCCATTCATGAACAGGAATGTGGCACATCCGACATC AGACTTTGAGACATTTGTGCACCTGCTGAAGGGCAGCCTAGGCACGGGCATGTTGGCTATGCCGATGGCTTTCAAAAATTCCGGATTATTTGTCGGACTCGTGGGATCAATTGTAGTCGGCTACGTTTGCACTTACTGTGTCCACATGTTT GTGCGGGCTTCACATGTTCTATGTCACAGGCACCAGCTACCCGCAATAGGTTTTCAGAAAATTGTCGAACTTTCATTTTTGGAGGGTCCTGAATGTTTGAAGAAATTCTCAAAAGCTGCTGG ATATGTCATCAACTTTGGATTGCTAACGGAGCTGCTAGGAGTTTGCAGTGCATATGTCTTGTTTGTGGCCAAATCTATGAAACAG ATTGTTGAACACTACTGGCACGTGGACATGTCGGTGCAAGTTTACATGGCGATCATGCTGCCGGTTCTGATCACCATCAACCTGACACGCAACTTGCGTCACCTGACGCCTCTCTCCATGATCTCCAATGTGCTCTTCCTGCTCGGCGTGTTTGTCTCCTTCTACTACATCTTCGAAGACCTCCCACCCATCAGCTCGCGTCCCGCCTCCTTCTCGTCCTGGGGCCAACTTCCGCTCTTCTTCGGCACCACCATCTTTGCCCTCGAAGGAATCGGTGTG GTTATGCCTCTGGAGAACAATATGAAGAACCCGAAACACTTCATCAGTTGCCCCGGAGTGCTGCACATCGGAATGGTGTTTCTAATCATACTGTACGCCATCACTGGATTCTTCGGCTACCTCAAGTATGGAGATAAAGTTGAAGCCAGTATCACCCTCAACCTGCCCGTCGAAACTAT GCTGGGACAATTTCTGAAAACGATTGTGGCAATTGCAGTTTTCCTAACTTACTTCCTCCTGTTCTACGCGGCAATGGACCTGCTTGGAATTGTCAATGGCAGACGATTCAAGACTCGTCCCCTCTTGAAAGAGAACATCGTCAGAATCTTGACAGTCATTGGAACTG TGGTTGTCGCCGGCCTGTTCCCGAACCTGGGTCCATTCCTGTCGCTGATTGGCGCGTTCAGCCTGTGCGTGGTTGGCCTCATATTCCCACCAATAATCGACACGCTAATCTACTATCGTGAGGGGCTCGGCCGCCTAAAATGGCGGTTATGGAAGAATGGTGTGATACTAGCGTGCGGTGTCCTCGGCCTGGTCACCGGCACCATGATCAGTCTTCAGGAGTTTGTCGAGTCGATGGGCGGGGCGTGA
- the LOC111053393 gene encoding proton-coupled amino acid transporter-like protein pathetic isoform X2: MLEYSDVIDPPELIPKPMKDIAWRNGISAIACSGQEKKAATIAKNVISQKDQEAAFYDPFMNRNVAHPTSDFETFVHLLKGSLGTGMLAMPMAFKNSGLFVGLVGSIVVGYVCTYCVHMFVRASHVLCHRHQLPAIGFQKIVELSFLEGPECLKKFSKAAGYVINFGLLTELLGVCSAYVLFVAKSMKQIVEHYWHVDMSVQVYMAIMLPVLITINLTRNLRHLTPLSMISNVLFLLGVFVSFYYIFEDLPPISSRPASFSSWGQLPLFFGTTIFALEGIGVVMPLENNMKNPKHFISCPGVLHIGMVFLIILYAITGFFGYLKYGDKVEASITLNLPVETMLGQFLKTIVAIAVFLTYFLLFYAAMDLLGIVNGRRFKTRPLLKENIVRILTVIGTVVVAGLFPNLGPFLSLIGAFSLCVVGLIFPPIIDTLIYYREGLGRLKWRLWKNGVILACGVLGLVTGTMISLQEFVESMGGA, translated from the exons ATGCTCTGGACAGGAGAAAAAGGCGGCGACCATAGCAAAAAATGTAATCAGCCAGAAGGATCAGGAGGCTGCATTCTATGATCCATTCATGAACAGGAATGTGGCACATCCGACATC AGACTTTGAGACATTTGTGCACCTGCTGAAGGGCAGCCTAGGCACGGGCATGTTGGCTATGCCGATGGCTTTCAAAAATTCCGGATTATTTGTCGGACTCGTGGGATCAATTGTAGTCGGCTACGTTTGCACTTACTGTGTCCACATGTTT GTGCGGGCTTCACATGTTCTATGTCACAGGCACCAGCTACCCGCAATAGGTTTTCAGAAAATTGTCGAACTTTCATTTTTGGAGGGTCCTGAATGTTTGAAGAAATTCTCAAAAGCTGCTGG ATATGTCATCAACTTTGGATTGCTAACGGAGCTGCTAGGAGTTTGCAGTGCATATGTCTTGTTTGTGGCCAAATCTATGAAACAG ATTGTTGAACACTACTGGCACGTGGACATGTCGGTGCAAGTTTACATGGCGATCATGCTGCCGGTTCTGATCACCATCAACCTGACACGCAACTTGCGTCACCTGACGCCTCTCTCCATGATCTCCAATGTGCTCTTCCTGCTCGGCGTGTTTGTCTCCTTCTACTACATCTTCGAAGACCTCCCACCCATCAGCTCGCGTCCCGCCTCCTTCTCGTCCTGGGGCCAACTTCCGCTCTTCTTCGGCACCACCATCTTTGCCCTCGAAGGAATCGGTGTG GTTATGCCTCTGGAGAACAATATGAAGAACCCGAAACACTTCATCAGTTGCCCCGGAGTGCTGCACATCGGAATGGTGTTTCTAATCATACTGTACGCCATCACTGGATTCTTCGGCTACCTCAAGTATGGAGATAAAGTTGAAGCCAGTATCACCCTCAACCTGCCCGTCGAAACTAT GCTGGGACAATTTCTGAAAACGATTGTGGCAATTGCAGTTTTCCTAACTTACTTCCTCCTGTTCTACGCGGCAATGGACCTGCTTGGAATTGTCAATGGCAGACGATTCAAGACTCGTCCCCTCTTGAAAGAGAACATCGTCAGAATCTTGACAGTCATTGGAACTG TGGTTGTCGCCGGCCTGTTCCCGAACCTGGGTCCATTCCTGTCGCTGATTGGCGCGTTCAGCCTGTGCGTGGTTGGCCTCATATTCCCACCAATAATCGACACGCTAATCTACTATCGTGAGGGGCTCGGCCGCCTAAAATGGCGGTTATGGAAGAATGGTGTGATACTAGCGTGCGGTGTCCTCGGCCTGGTCACCGGCACCATGATCAGTCTTCAGGAGTTTGTCGAGTCGATGGGCGGGGCGTGA
- the LOC111053393 gene encoding proton-coupled amino acid transporter-like protein pathetic isoform X5 — MKDIAWRNGISAIACSGQEKKAATIAKNVISQKDQEAAFYDPFMNRNVAHPTSDFETFVHLLKGSLGTGMLAMPMAFKNSGLFVGLVGSIVVGYVCTYCVHMFVRASHVLCHRHQLPAIGFQKIVELSFLEGPECLKKFSKAAGYVINFGLLTELLGVCSAYVLFVAKSMKQIVEHYWHVDMSVQVYMAIMLPVLITINLTRNLRHLTPLSMISNVLFLLGVFVSFYYIFEDLPPISSRPASFSSWGQLPLFFGTTIFALEGIGVVMPLENNMKNPKHFISCPGVLHIGMVFLIILYAITGFFGYLKYGDKVEASITLNLPVETMLGQFLKTIVAIAVFLTYFLLFYAAMDLLGIVNGRRFKTRPLLKENIVRILTVIGTVVVAGLFPNLGPFLSLIGAFSLCVVGLIFPPIIDTLIYYREGLGRLKWRLWKNGVILACGVLGLVTGTMISLQEFVESMGGA; from the exons ATGCTCTGGACAGGAGAAAAAGGCGGCGACCATAGCAAAAAATGTAATCAGCCAGAAGGATCAGGAGGCTGCATTCTATGATCCATTCATGAACAGGAATGTGGCACATCCGACATC AGACTTTGAGACATTTGTGCACCTGCTGAAGGGCAGCCTAGGCACGGGCATGTTGGCTATGCCGATGGCTTTCAAAAATTCCGGATTATTTGTCGGACTCGTGGGATCAATTGTAGTCGGCTACGTTTGCACTTACTGTGTCCACATGTTT GTGCGGGCTTCACATGTTCTATGTCACAGGCACCAGCTACCCGCAATAGGTTTTCAGAAAATTGTCGAACTTTCATTTTTGGAGGGTCCTGAATGTTTGAAGAAATTCTCAAAAGCTGCTGG ATATGTCATCAACTTTGGATTGCTAACGGAGCTGCTAGGAGTTTGCAGTGCATATGTCTTGTTTGTGGCCAAATCTATGAAACAG ATTGTTGAACACTACTGGCACGTGGACATGTCGGTGCAAGTTTACATGGCGATCATGCTGCCGGTTCTGATCACCATCAACCTGACACGCAACTTGCGTCACCTGACGCCTCTCTCCATGATCTCCAATGTGCTCTTCCTGCTCGGCGTGTTTGTCTCCTTCTACTACATCTTCGAAGACCTCCCACCCATCAGCTCGCGTCCCGCCTCCTTCTCGTCCTGGGGCCAACTTCCGCTCTTCTTCGGCACCACCATCTTTGCCCTCGAAGGAATCGGTGTG GTTATGCCTCTGGAGAACAATATGAAGAACCCGAAACACTTCATCAGTTGCCCCGGAGTGCTGCACATCGGAATGGTGTTTCTAATCATACTGTACGCCATCACTGGATTCTTCGGCTACCTCAAGTATGGAGATAAAGTTGAAGCCAGTATCACCCTCAACCTGCCCGTCGAAACTAT GCTGGGACAATTTCTGAAAACGATTGTGGCAATTGCAGTTTTCCTAACTTACTTCCTCCTGTTCTACGCGGCAATGGACCTGCTTGGAATTGTCAATGGCAGACGATTCAAGACTCGTCCCCTCTTGAAAGAGAACATCGTCAGAATCTTGACAGTCATTGGAACTG TGGTTGTCGCCGGCCTGTTCCCGAACCTGGGTCCATTCCTGTCGCTGATTGGCGCGTTCAGCCTGTGCGTGGTTGGCCTCATATTCCCACCAATAATCGACACGCTAATCTACTATCGTGAGGGGCTCGGCCGCCTAAAATGGCGGTTATGGAAGAATGGTGTGATACTAGCGTGCGGTGTCCTCGGCCTGGTCACCGGCACCATGATCAGTCTTCAGGAGTTTGTCGAGTCGATGGGCGGGGCGTGA
- the LOC111053393 gene encoding proton-coupled amino acid transporter-like protein pathetic isoform X1, translated as MSEKGRDYFGESGLEKVCMLEYSDVIDPPELIPKPMKDIAWRNGISAIACSGQEKKAATIAKNVISQKDQEAAFYDPFMNRNVAHPTSDFETFVHLLKGSLGTGMLAMPMAFKNSGLFVGLVGSIVVGYVCTYCVHMFVRASHVLCHRHQLPAIGFQKIVELSFLEGPECLKKFSKAAGYVINFGLLTELLGVCSAYVLFVAKSMKQIVEHYWHVDMSVQVYMAIMLPVLITINLTRNLRHLTPLSMISNVLFLLGVFVSFYYIFEDLPPISSRPASFSSWGQLPLFFGTTIFALEGIGVVMPLENNMKNPKHFISCPGVLHIGMVFLIILYAITGFFGYLKYGDKVEASITLNLPVETMLGQFLKTIVAIAVFLTYFLLFYAAMDLLGIVNGRRFKTRPLLKENIVRILTVIGTVVVAGLFPNLGPFLSLIGAFSLCVVGLIFPPIIDTLIYYREGLGRLKWRLWKNGVILACGVLGLVTGTMISLQEFVESMGGA; from the exons ATGCTCTGGACAGGAGAAAAAGGCGGCGACCATAGCAAAAAATGTAATCAGCCAGAAGGATCAGGAGGCTGCATTCTATGATCCATTCATGAACAGGAATGTGGCACATCCGACATC AGACTTTGAGACATTTGTGCACCTGCTGAAGGGCAGCCTAGGCACGGGCATGTTGGCTATGCCGATGGCTTTCAAAAATTCCGGATTATTTGTCGGACTCGTGGGATCAATTGTAGTCGGCTACGTTTGCACTTACTGTGTCCACATGTTT GTGCGGGCTTCACATGTTCTATGTCACAGGCACCAGCTACCCGCAATAGGTTTTCAGAAAATTGTCGAACTTTCATTTTTGGAGGGTCCTGAATGTTTGAAGAAATTCTCAAAAGCTGCTGG ATATGTCATCAACTTTGGATTGCTAACGGAGCTGCTAGGAGTTTGCAGTGCATATGTCTTGTTTGTGGCCAAATCTATGAAACAG ATTGTTGAACACTACTGGCACGTGGACATGTCGGTGCAAGTTTACATGGCGATCATGCTGCCGGTTCTGATCACCATCAACCTGACACGCAACTTGCGTCACCTGACGCCTCTCTCCATGATCTCCAATGTGCTCTTCCTGCTCGGCGTGTTTGTCTCCTTCTACTACATCTTCGAAGACCTCCCACCCATCAGCTCGCGTCCCGCCTCCTTCTCGTCCTGGGGCCAACTTCCGCTCTTCTTCGGCACCACCATCTTTGCCCTCGAAGGAATCGGTGTG GTTATGCCTCTGGAGAACAATATGAAGAACCCGAAACACTTCATCAGTTGCCCCGGAGTGCTGCACATCGGAATGGTGTTTCTAATCATACTGTACGCCATCACTGGATTCTTCGGCTACCTCAAGTATGGAGATAAAGTTGAAGCCAGTATCACCCTCAACCTGCCCGTCGAAACTAT GCTGGGACAATTTCTGAAAACGATTGTGGCAATTGCAGTTTTCCTAACTTACTTCCTCCTGTTCTACGCGGCAATGGACCTGCTTGGAATTGTCAATGGCAGACGATTCAAGACTCGTCCCCTCTTGAAAGAGAACATCGTCAGAATCTTGACAGTCATTGGAACTG TGGTTGTCGCCGGCCTGTTCCCGAACCTGGGTCCATTCCTGTCGCTGATTGGCGCGTTCAGCCTGTGCGTGGTTGGCCTCATATTCCCACCAATAATCGACACGCTAATCTACTATCGTGAGGGGCTCGGCCGCCTAAAATGGCGGTTATGGAAGAATGGTGTGATACTAGCGTGCGGTGTCCTCGGCCTGGTCACCGGCACCATGATCAGTCTTCAGGAGTTTGTCGAGTCGATGGGCGGGGCGTGA
- the LOC111053393 gene encoding proton-coupled amino acid transporter-like protein pathetic isoform X6 yields MNRNVAHPTSDFETFVHLLKGSLGTGMLAMPMAFKNSGLFVGLVGSIVVGYVCTYCVHMFVRASHVLCHRHQLPAIGFQKIVELSFLEGPECLKKFSKAAGYVINFGLLTELLGVCSAYVLFVAKSMKQIVEHYWHVDMSVQVYMAIMLPVLITINLTRNLRHLTPLSMISNVLFLLGVFVSFYYIFEDLPPISSRPASFSSWGQLPLFFGTTIFALEGIGVVMPLENNMKNPKHFISCPGVLHIGMVFLIILYAITGFFGYLKYGDKVEASITLNLPVETMLGQFLKTIVAIAVFLTYFLLFYAAMDLLGIVNGRRFKTRPLLKENIVRILTVIGTVVVAGLFPNLGPFLSLIGAFSLCVVGLIFPPIIDTLIYYREGLGRLKWRLWKNGVILACGVLGLVTGTMISLQEFVESMGGA; encoded by the exons ATGAACAGGAATGTGGCACATCCGACATC AGACTTTGAGACATTTGTGCACCTGCTGAAGGGCAGCCTAGGCACGGGCATGTTGGCTATGCCGATGGCTTTCAAAAATTCCGGATTATTTGTCGGACTCGTGGGATCAATTGTAGTCGGCTACGTTTGCACTTACTGTGTCCACATGTTT GTGCGGGCTTCACATGTTCTATGTCACAGGCACCAGCTACCCGCAATAGGTTTTCAGAAAATTGTCGAACTTTCATTTTTGGAGGGTCCTGAATGTTTGAAGAAATTCTCAAAAGCTGCTGG ATATGTCATCAACTTTGGATTGCTAACGGAGCTGCTAGGAGTTTGCAGTGCATATGTCTTGTTTGTGGCCAAATCTATGAAACAG ATTGTTGAACACTACTGGCACGTGGACATGTCGGTGCAAGTTTACATGGCGATCATGCTGCCGGTTCTGATCACCATCAACCTGACACGCAACTTGCGTCACCTGACGCCTCTCTCCATGATCTCCAATGTGCTCTTCCTGCTCGGCGTGTTTGTCTCCTTCTACTACATCTTCGAAGACCTCCCACCCATCAGCTCGCGTCCCGCCTCCTTCTCGTCCTGGGGCCAACTTCCGCTCTTCTTCGGCACCACCATCTTTGCCCTCGAAGGAATCGGTGTG GTTATGCCTCTGGAGAACAATATGAAGAACCCGAAACACTTCATCAGTTGCCCCGGAGTGCTGCACATCGGAATGGTGTTTCTAATCATACTGTACGCCATCACTGGATTCTTCGGCTACCTCAAGTATGGAGATAAAGTTGAAGCCAGTATCACCCTCAACCTGCCCGTCGAAACTAT GCTGGGACAATTTCTGAAAACGATTGTGGCAATTGCAGTTTTCCTAACTTACTTCCTCCTGTTCTACGCGGCAATGGACCTGCTTGGAATTGTCAATGGCAGACGATTCAAGACTCGTCCCCTCTTGAAAGAGAACATCGTCAGAATCTTGACAGTCATTGGAACTG TGGTTGTCGCCGGCCTGTTCCCGAACCTGGGTCCATTCCTGTCGCTGATTGGCGCGTTCAGCCTGTGCGTGGTTGGCCTCATATTCCCACCAATAATCGACACGCTAATCTACTATCGTGAGGGGCTCGGCCGCCTAAAATGGCGGTTATGGAAGAATGGTGTGATACTAGCGTGCGGTGTCCTCGGCCTGGTCACCGGCACCATGATCAGTCTTCAGGAGTTTGTCGAGTCGATGGGCGGGGCGTGA
- the LOC111053395 gene encoding uncharacterized protein LOC111053395 isoform X1, which produces MESSRIRSYLILDLETTGFINSKITEVSLLGVVREHIEECHAKKSPRHSKSINIPRVVQKLNVCVYPNRMINNLVSEVTGLTNDLLQPYPSFNKNTCKQIVEFIKMLPKPVCMLAHNGNRFDFPIIRGELAENGMELPDDLYCADTLQGFRALLYNTIKNADDLLEIDSDEETQFNSLLETEEIIKQEKEDMQNEERLFEVINEVEEIVESVLCKETETLMTDKYGEDVWGEQYWDSALQIASEKAEADYLKEVKGIDLSAVKSSQEVTPVKNSKKATVSQVYNAATTLKEVKRSLFADIA; this is translated from the exons ATGGAATCTTCAAGAATACGTTCTTATCTCATATTGGATTTGGAAACAACTGGATTCATCAATTCCAAAATCACAGAAGTATCATTACTAGGTGTTGTTCGTGAGCACATAGAAGAATGCCATGCTAAGAAATCACCAAGACATAGTAAAAGTATAAATATTCCTCGTGttgttcaaaaattaaatgTTTGTGTGTATCCTAATCGGATGATCAACAATCTTGTCTCAGAGGTTACAG GCTTAACAAATGACTTACTTCAACCATATCCATCGTTCAATAAAAATACCTGCAAACAGATTGTCGAATTCATCAAGATGCTTCCCAAACCTGTATGCATGCTGGCACACAATGGAAATAGATTCGATTTTCCTATAATTAGAGGGGAGCTTGCAGAAAACGGAATG GAATTACCTGATGACCTGTACTGTGCTGATACTCTACAGGGCTTCCGCGCACTGCTCTACAACACAATAAAAAACGCAGATGACCTCCTCGAAATTGATAGCGACGAGGAAACTCAGTTTAATTCACTGCTAGAGACTGAGGAGATCATCAAACAAGAGAAAGAAGACATGCAAAACGAGGAGAGACTATTCGAGGTCATAAATGAAGTGGAAGAGATAGTTGAATCGGTTCTATGTAAGGAGACCGAAACACTGATGACTGATAAGTATGGGGAAGATGTGTGGGGCGAGCAGTATTGGGACTCCGCACTGCAAATTGCCTCCGAAAAGGCGGAAGCCGATTATCTGAAGGAGGTGAAGGGGATCGATTTGAGTGCAGTCAAGTCGAGTCAAGAAGTAACGCCTGTTAAGAATAGTAAGAAAGCCACAGTGTCTCAGGTGTACAACGCAGCTACGACTTTGAAAGAGGTGAAGAGGAGTCTGTTTGCAG ATATTGCTTGA
- the LOC111053395 gene encoding uncharacterized protein LOC111053395 isoform X2 produces the protein MESSRIRSYLILDLETTGFINSKITEVSLLGVVREHIEECHAKKSPRHSKSINIPRVVQKLNVCVYPNRMINNLVSEVTGLTNDLLQPYPSFNKNTCKQIVEFIKMLPKPVCMLAHNGNRFDFPIIRGELAENGMELPDDLYCADTLQGFRALLYNTIKNADDLLEIDSDEETQFNSLLETEEIIKQEKEDMQNEERLFEVINEVEEIVESVLCKETETLMTDKYGEDVWGEQYWDSALQIASEKAEADYLKEVKGIDLSAVKSSQEVTPVKNSKKATVSQVYNAATTLKEVKRSLFAGESSLPKPKKKYRLCDCYEYLIGREIMDAHHAESDTMALLECLVASGPNLLYWIDSNCTLFKQVQKRR, from the exons ATGGAATCTTCAAGAATACGTTCTTATCTCATATTGGATTTGGAAACAACTGGATTCATCAATTCCAAAATCACAGAAGTATCATTACTAGGTGTTGTTCGTGAGCACATAGAAGAATGCCATGCTAAGAAATCACCAAGACATAGTAAAAGTATAAATATTCCTCGTGttgttcaaaaattaaatgTTTGTGTGTATCCTAATCGGATGATCAACAATCTTGTCTCAGAGGTTACAG GCTTAACAAATGACTTACTTCAACCATATCCATCGTTCAATAAAAATACCTGCAAACAGATTGTCGAATTCATCAAGATGCTTCCCAAACCTGTATGCATGCTGGCACACAATGGAAATAGATTCGATTTTCCTATAATTAGAGGGGAGCTTGCAGAAAACGGAATG GAATTACCTGATGACCTGTACTGTGCTGATACTCTACAGGGCTTCCGCGCACTGCTCTACAACACAATAAAAAACGCAGATGACCTCCTCGAAATTGATAGCGACGAGGAAACTCAGTTTAATTCACTGCTAGAGACTGAGGAGATCATCAAACAAGAGAAAGAAGACATGCAAAACGAGGAGAGACTATTCGAGGTCATAAATGAAGTGGAAGAGATAGTTGAATCGGTTCTATGTAAGGAGACCGAAACACTGATGACTGATAAGTATGGGGAAGATGTGTGGGGCGAGCAGTATTGGGACTCCGCACTGCAAATTGCCTCCGAAAAGGCGGAAGCCGATTATCTGAAGGAGGTGAAGGGGATCGATTTGAGTGCAGTCAAGTCGAGTCAAGAAGTAACGCCTGTTAAGAATAGTAAGAAAGCCACAGTGTCTCAGGTGTACAACGCAGCTACGACTTTGAAAGAGGTGAAGAGGAGTCTGTTTGCAGGTGAGAGTAGTTTGCCAAAACCTAAGAAAAAGTACAGGTTGTGTGATTGCTATGAGTATCTGATTGGCAGGGAGATAATGGATGCTCATCACGCCGAGAGTGACACTATGGCGCTGTTGGAATGTCTGGTGGCTTCTGGGCCGAATCTGCTCTACTGGATTGATAGTAATTGTACTTTGTTCAAGCAAGTACAGAAACGGCGATGA